The window ccgtaaaatgccaaaaaatgaggaactgtcatggcagggcggtgccTATGTttccttaagtcattttttatggcccgaaaaaatttgagGTGATCCGAGGTCAGGGCCCATGTGGAAGGCGTGGGTtgtagcacataaaaatttgcgaatcgggtgaaatttgagttttatggttgtaaaaccacaaaaaatgaggaacgatcatggcggagcagtgactatggtaccttaggtcgacTTATAtagcccgaaaaaaatttaggcgatctaGGTCATGGGgcccgtgggctatagcacataaacaTCTGGGAGTCTGGCGGAATTATAAttttatagccgtaaaatgcCCAAAACTTAGGAAcgttcatggaggggcggtgactatggttccttagattgtatttgatggcctggaaaaatttgaGATGATTCAGGCCCGAAGGCGCGGTCCCACTCTGGTGGCATGgactatagcgcacgaaaatctgagaatcgggcagaattctagtttatgaccataaaacgccaaaaaacgaggaactaTTATGTTGGGGAGGTGACTATGCTTTCTTAGGTCGTTTTATATGTCCCGAAAAGGTTTTAGGCAATTCAGGTCCGGGGGACCGGGCcatgcgaaaggcgtgggctatagcattcaaaaatttgagaatcggacaaaattccaactttaggtccataaaattccaaaaaacgaGGAGCGATCACGACAGGacggtgactattgtttcttgGGTCGTACTTGATGACCCgaaaaaaatattaggtgatctgatcatgcccaactatgccttataaaaaggactaagcagtTGTTGCAAATATATCCCGTttaataagtccggagtcgaatcccacagggaattaacctattaagCGCAACTACTAGACTTGGACAAATTCacgcaatcaatcttcagaaatatttaagtaacaaattggatgtttactaactaaatatcacgtaatgaaaatgcaataattaacAATTAGCTACTAATGGGttgtagacaagaattggaatgacctaaggttgtgatttcccctattgtcgaaATCCTTTCTGCtatattttctataaatttgcctaagttttctctaccgatcatgagcgctttGACTGTTGTAACTCTCCCatgagtaattaccacaatttattaggcatattctcccgaattacgctagctggcattaagtacggcttactcagatcgcaccaaggtttcattatccctaatcccacctttaaaccctctgtatttatccctcatatatgttaggagtgatgttgttcaacaactacctaaatatgcactctctcccaagTAATACACACCAAATAGGCACAGTagattgagggcccttcaatcaacaaaaataataatagagttgaacaaatagagaaaatactacggcaaatctatattaacataacagaaaaatcatcctccaataggttccatcaaaaccctagattaagAGTTTATCTATTCATAATTGTTTTCGAAATCACAACATAAGTCTTCATCATCAATAATAAAAaggggaagaagaaagataaaaacTCGTTTCTGAATCTCCCGTCTTGCTCCTTTCCTGTTCTTGCCTTCACAATTATTCTAAAAACCAAGATACCCTCTTTTTAAGTGAgctaggcttcatataggtcaagggAAGTCGCCtttgaaattataattttagcCCTGATATAATTTTTCTCGGAGGGACGTGCTCGGCCGCACATCTGGCCGCACACTTTGTCCAATTTCTGCTTGACTTCCATGGCCCAGTGTGCGGTCAGTCCGCGGCCGCGCACTTGGTCCATTTTCTGCACTCTTCTTCGTTCTTATTTTAAGTGTGCTAACCTCCTTCGATCCTCGAATAAACTTCTACTTTACTCCATAAACTTTTACTTGGCCTCCAACGCTCTATATTAGCTCAAAATGCTCCTTAACCTTTTTGTATCCCGGAATTGCTCCTGCAGAGCATAAAATACTCAATCAGAGCAATTTACTAACATTTGACGCTCAAACATTAGTAAAGTGCAGCCTATTTAGAGTGCAAATAGTGGCCAGATACATAGTTATAGCCTACAATCAATACccccacacttaaactattgctcgtcctcgagcaattaaGCCACACCTTACATAGACACCACCTCACTGAGCGACTTtcctaactcatcataccaagaatatttcaaATAGTCTAAGTACAGTAGTGTAACACCTTCACCTCAAGAATTGCCTCGCAAtcaccacgcattattcacaacttactCACTTACTCTACACAGAGGTCCAACATCACCTTTCCTTCACGAATCAAGTgtcctcacacaacaaaagagagtagttccatacaCAATACAATTTTAGAATAATttggaactcaagatagaaagaattcacttacTCTCAGAAACGACATTCATATGCCATATgaaatgcaccataggcttgcccgtagtgtactactctactaattgagttcATTCAGTCGAGGATCAAGTAGCATTTTtaactggttgtaatgtaggctacgggatgggtaggatacatttagatataagagtgactacacctccctaagcactttaatacatacactttagcAGTTGGAagcccacacttatgtcaaaccatattccaccttcaaatcaatatacattaactcccaatTACTTAAGCACCTTTTCATCAAAAGTCACCActgatcaaggaatattttttttcacaacaatacaactacatttttttgccttttcaattcaagtggctcttacttttttttcaaaacagtgcacgtttttccttatttcattagttccactcaaaatccaaccaaccaccccacacttcaacttttacaaagttcataacaattcaagtgctcatgagaggtgaaaaggttcaaatagatggttaatttaaacaattgggtaaggcttgtaatgtggttgccaatgAAATAgaattacaggctcaaaggggttaactaagatacataacaattaggtggtaAAAGCATAtcactggctcaacaaagaaacgcctatatcacttccaagactgaacaaaactactatttcgctttgcaaacacacggggcaagttttaGACATCAGATGTAATGCACGTAATACAGCAAACCTCACACGCACATGGCACgtgactcactcaagattggatcgtcaacaacactctagtcaaagcactTAAGCCAAGTtaagaacatacaatttaagaCACTTATATAAGAGTCAACAACTGAGCCTAAGAATCACACTAAAGCACTtgctattctcaaggcataacgaAGTTAAGAGACCTTGTTTTCATTTCATCTCATAGCCCAAGGGTTCCTacttctaaaaataaaattaactacacccagttcaaataaaacccttggaaaagaaccacggcccaaagaaaaaccaagggggaattgatacactactaacaaaagaaaatctttttttttcaagaaaCCCGTCGAGTGATATACATTGTTGGGACAAGTCGAAACTTTGaatttttcacattttttctaCTCAAACTAACCAAAGAGCTAAAACTAATTTacattactatatatatatatatatatatatagttaacaTAAATACAACATATCCCCTACCCGACACTTTAAATGTGACATGTCCTCATGTCACACAAAGAAAAATgcaaggtaaaggaaacttccctggcAGAGTCAGTCCTGGTCGGAGACAGTGCCGGGATCGAGATGGCTAGCCCTTCCAAGTGCACGCAGCCAAGCGATGACCTTCCTCTCAGATTTGGAATTTTGGGTAGCAAGGGCATCCACTTGAGTGCCCAAGTCCATGACATAAGTACGCATCCCAGCCATTTCCTGCTCTAAGGTCATCATTCTCATGTCCCATCTAACCATTGAGGTTCCCTCAACAACCTGCTCGTGCGGGTGTGAAGCAGCCACATCCTTAACTTGCCCTTCAGTACCCTCGTTGGGAGCATCAGACTCATCGCTACTTGACTCAACAGGTGTAACAGGATCCTTCCCAATTACCACTTTATCAGCCcgaaaattttgttctttttttactTTACCATCCAAGTACCTATTTTCTGGTACACGTGTCACATGGCACAATCTCATgattaagaaagaaaagaagaaaccaTACCTTTGCACAGGACAACGAATGAAAATTTTATCATGAATAACCTTAGCCACATCAAAatcatggccattcataaaaCACCAGATCAGTACAGCCCAGGGACCATTCACCTCACTGGTATTGGAAGAAGGTAGCAGGCGGCTACTGATGACGTAGAGCCaacacttcccttcaaaggtAAGCGATGCCGAATGAAACTTCCGTCCTGGCGTAATCCACACAACTTCCTTGTTATGCACACATATTGTTCGAAAGAACAAATTCCACGAGGTTAGTACTCTGCCATAGGTGTCATTGTAGTCCTCCacttcacggtcttccccaaatgCTGACAACCGACAAACCCTCCGAATGGCCTCTATGGATGCATCCACACTCTTCTTTTGCACTGTGCAGACATGGTTCACATGTTCCAGGCAGTTTGCGTAAAAATCCCTCACAATCATTAAATTGGCTTCATCCGTTTTTTCAAAAAAGATATCCAACCTGCGTCGGACCAATTCACGATACATATTTGTACACTCATTATAGAGGGACCCCATATCAAGTCCCCTCTCTGGTGTGGGTTTCTTGGAGGCCTTATGACCAAAACATTCATGAGTCGTGCTGGATACGAACTTGGTACTATCATACTGGCGAACATTGGTCGAGGCCGGCGGCCGGGAGGAGCTTGCCTGACCACTGGAGGATGCACCTGTGGTTCTTCATTTCTTGGATGGCATCATACTACCTGAGGGAACTCGTAAGGATATGGGTTGGGGAGAATAAGAAGGAAAACAGAAGAGGATGGATGGGAGAAAAGGGAAATTATGGAAGAGAAGAGATGAAGAGAGGGCATAGGtttttttcattgattttgaaaGTGGGGGAAGGAGGGAAGGTGATTTTCGATGCCTTTTGGGCTTAGAGAAGGGTGATCAGAGCTTTAAGGTTAGCAGAACAAGGGGGTGGGGGGTGGGTCGGGggtttaaaaagaaaaacaaagaaatatataaaaaaagaactaactaattaaataccTTACAAATTGGCGCccagtgcgcggccgcgcatctgaggcaaaaaattctaaaaatgcgCAGTCGATACGCGGCCGCGCATGTTGAATTTTTTTTAGGCTTGATTTATCGTCGCCGCATGACGAATACAACAtttcaatgggttgcctcccatgaagcgccTAGTTTAATGTCACGGCACGATGCAGGTCATCACACTTAAGGCTCGCTCAACATTGGTGGCTCTAGCAAATGAGTCACCGACACTACTTTCGCTTCATCCATGCCCAAATAATATTTTAACCTGTGCCCATTGACTCTGAATGTGTAGGAGTCATTTTCTGCAGCAATCTCTATGGCACCAGTGGGGTGAATCTCTACCACACGAAATGGTCTTGACCATCTTGACTTTAATTTCCTcggaaataacctcaatcttgaaTTTTAAAGCAATACCATATCTCCGGGTGTAAAACTCTGCTCAAGGATATTTTTGTCATTCATaatcttcattctctccttgtatagTCTTTTTCTCTCAAAAGCATGGtagcgaaactcatcaagctcgtgtCAACTCTGTGACTCTACTTGTACCGCAACTTCTACATCAAGATTAAGCTGTCTCAATGCCCACAAAGCTCTATGCTCCAACTCCACTGGTAAGTGACAcaccttcccaaacaccaatttaTACGACGACATGCCAATCAGAGTTTTGAAAGTGGTATGATAAGCCCAGAGTGCATGATCAAACTTTCTCGCCCAATTTGTTCTTGTAGCATTCACAATCTTTGTCAAAACGCTCTTTATCTCTCTATTCGaaacttccacttgcccactCATTTGTGGATGATATCGGGTGGTAgccttgtggcgtacatcatactttTCTAATAACTTTGCGAAGGCTCGATTACAGAAATGAGTGCCTCTGTCACTGATTAttgcccttggagtgccaaatcgaataaatatattctttctcaaaaaactaGTTACcccctttgcatcatttgtagggagCACTGCACCctccacccatttggacacgtagtcCACAACTACGAGTATGTACTTGTTTCCATATGAGCAGACGAAAGGCCCCATGAAATCGATTCCCCATACATCAAACACTCTTACCTCCTAAATTGGGTCCATAGGCATCTCATGTCGGCAGGAAATATTCCCggttcgttggcattcatcacaacccttcacccataagtgtgcatctttgaacaatgtCGGCCAGTAGAAGCCCGACTCTAAGACTTTCGCAACTGTCTTTACTCTCCCGAAAAGGCCACCATATGGTGACGCATGACACTCCTGCAAAATAGAAGTTTGGTCTATCTCGGGATACATCTCCGAatcatgttatcaacacaaatcctgaacagataaggctcatcccaataatacatgcgacaATCCTGAAAGAACATTTTCTTTTGaacagaggaaaggtcatagggaactatactGCTCTGCAGGTAGTTCGcaatgtctgcataccatggcgctgCCTCAAGACTCATGGCTAATAGTTGTATCCGGGAAAGTCTCCACAATCTCTTCCACCTCAACCTTCTTCTCGGATCCTTCCAGCCtagacaagtgatcagccaccTAGTTCTCCTTTCCCTTTCTGTCACaaatttccaaataaaattcttgcAAAAGTAGCACCCATCGAATCAAGAGCAGATTTGACTCCTTTTTATCGATTAAGTACCTAGAGCaacatggtcagtataaacaattaccttcgagcctataaggtatgacctgaatttgtcaaaTGCAAACACCACTGCTAACATCTCCTTTTCGGTCACTATGTAATTTAGTCGGGAACCAGTCAAACTTCTACTTGCGTAGTAAATTAGATGCATGACTTTGTCTTTTTGCTGCCCAAGAACTGCTCCCACATCATAGTCGCTCACATTATACATAAGCTCACATGGTTGCTCCTAGTCAGGTGCAACTATGATAGGTGGTGTTACCAgcctcttcttcaattcctcaaaagctaCCCTGCAGTCATCAGAAATCACAAAAGGGTaatctttttcaagcaatttacacaagggattaggaattttggaaaaatcttttataaatctCCTATAGAAACTGGCATGCCCGAggaaacttcttattgctttgacgAAGTAGGTGGTGGAAGCTTTTCGATCACATTAACCTTTTCACGATCTACCTCAATGCCTTTCCTCGACAATAGGttccccaagactataccttcttgtaccatgaaatggaaCTTTTCCCAATCGAGTACTAGATTAGTCTCGATACACCTTTTTAGCACTCTTTTCAAATTCCTTAAGTAATTATTGAATGAGTCTCCCACCATcaagaaatcatccataaagacctccatgATGTCCTCAACCATATCATTGAAGATGTCCATCATGCAACTTTgaaatgtggcgggtgcattgcataggcgcACGACATCCTCCGGAAGACGTAGatgccatacggacaagtgaacgatattttctctctatcttccggagcaatggagatttgattgtaccctgagtatcCATCCAGAAAGCAAAAGTGGAACTTCCCAGCCAGTCTAtctagcatttgatcaataaacgacaagtgaaagtggtctttccgggtggcctTGTTCAATCTTCTGTAATCCATACAAATTCGCCATCCCGTGACTGTTCTTATTGATATCAGCTCATTGTTCTCATTTTGCACTACAGTCATCCCACCTTTCTTAGGCACACGTTGGAGTGGGCTGATCCAATTGCCGTCGGAGATGGGGAAAATGATCCCTACATCTAACAACtttatcacctcctttttcacaacttccttcatgttggggtttaGGCTTCTTTAATGTTCTATGGAAGGTTTGTGGCCATCCTCCAGTAGAATATTATGCATACAGAAGGCCGAGCTGATACCCTTAATATCTGTAATGGTCCAACCAATTGTAGTTTTGCACTCACTCAATACCTGCAAAAGTTATTTTTTCTGCACATCTAACAAaacagatgagataataacaggtaaagttgagTTATGTCCCAATAACGCATACCTGAGATGAGGTGGTAATGGCTTCAGTTCCAACTTTGATGGCTCTTCTATCCATGGCTTAGCTGGGGGAGTTTTCCTTTCTTCTAagtgcaaaggctcaaattcgagctccctTTTCCAAAACCCTTGGCCTTCAAGATCCAGTACACACTCTGCCAAGTCCTCTCCATTTTCTTCATCTAAGTTCATGAGACAGGCTGCTAAACGGTCTTTGGATTTCAAggtctcatcttcctcctccaaaatcacATCCACAACATCTATTAGAGAGCAGTTAGCAAATCCACTTGGGTGCcacatagatttctgcacattaaATGTTATCTCTTCATCATTTACTCTCATTTTGAGCTCTCTCATTTCACAATCAATTAAAGCTCTCCtagtggccaagaatggtcttcccaaaattatgagAATTTACTTGTCAACCCGATAGTCAAGAATGAAAAAATGTATTGGGAACACAAACTTCCCAACCtatactaatatatcatcaaGGATACCAGAGGGTCTCTTCACTGTCCGGTCAGCTAGCTGTAGTAATATGgacgtgggtctagctcttccaatgcctaaccttttgtagATAGCCAGGGGAATCAAGtttatgcttgcccccaaatcGCAAAGTGCCTTAGCAAACGCATAGTTGCCTATTGTGTatgggattgtgaaactccctgggtTAGACAACTTCTCAGCTATGGGTCTCATCACAATGTCACTACATGTCTGCCTCAGTGTAACCGTGGCCAACTCTTGAAAGTCGAACTTacgagacatcaagtccttcatcatttttgcataaccagtCATTTCCTTTAAGGCgtcaatcaatggaatatttactTGAATTTTCTTCAATATGTCCAAGAATTCTTATACTACTAATTTTTCTGATACTTGGCCAATCTCTATGGGAATGGTGCTGGAGGTCGCTTCTTTCCCGTGATTTGAGTTTTATCTTGCTCAGGCACTGCGTCTGCTGTCGTTTCTTGTGCTACCTTAGTCTCCTTCACAACCTCTTTTCTTTCCTGGTGTTATCTTATGCATGTTGTACTGTCACATTAGTTAACCCTATTGAATCATCTATCTCAATGGGTACTGGCACAAGTGTTTCAGTAGGTCGACTTTCGCGGGAAATTTCTTGCTCCAAATCTAGGTCTCTACCATTTCGTAGACTCACTACCATAAGCTATTTCGGTCCCTACTCTTTTCGATTGATTTGCATGTCTGCAGGTAACGTTCCTTTGGGACGATTATTTAGAGCCATCAAAATCTGTCCTTACTGAATCTCAAAACCCTTTATCGCTGATTCATGTGAGTCCACTCTCTCTTGCATTTTTCCAGTGGACCTATCAATTGTTGCAGCTTCCCTTAAGTTCAACAAACCCATTATCTTGTCTCACGATCTGGtgttgttgaggttgttgataagcCTGCTGTTTATTTTACTGGTTGTAACcctgttgcctttggtaaggcaccTCTTGACCCTGTGGTCGCATAGCTCCagaattgttgttgttattgtactgctGTTTTGCTGGTTTGTATTGTTGATTCTGCtgaccccaattctgaccaccttgcctTTGTCCCCCATAGTTGGCCATATAGTTCATATTTTCCTGATATTGCTGGTTTTCACCTTCCGCACTCCACGAGCAAacatatggttggttaatgcatAGTTTACATAAGCCCCCATTAGTTGTCTCAACTATGTGTACCTGTTGCTTCTGGCCTGATTCATCTATctttttggtgaggatactcatttgcgtcattagagtggccatattttcagctaTGGAGTTGATTGGGTCCAAAGCCACTGAAGGAACTACAGGAGTGATTACAGagtctcttgtcatccatcctgagttttggGCCATCTTATCAAGTAGGATCTTGCTTTCTCTGAatattttgctcaaaaatgctctaCGTGTcgaagcatcaacattggcctttaaGTTGTCTTCCAATCCCATGTAAAACCTCCGCCCCAACATTTGCTCTGGAGTgccatgatgtggacacttaaccagcatacccttgaacctctcccacgtttcttgtaatgtttctgttggtttttgcctgaagctcaatatctcatcaatttgttaGCAGTCTTATTGAGTGGGTAGAACTTGTtcacaaattgcttgactaattcctcccaagtagtgatggagtttatggggagtgaattaaTCCAAGTATGAGCCTCTCCCGTCACCGAtaatagaaacaacaacaacttaATTACTTCCGGTGTCATATTAGTTTGCCTATGCATGACACATATCGACGGCAAATTCTTTACATACAATTGAGGATCTTCAACATATGACCCTGGGAATAGTCCTTTGTTCTACAACAAATATAGCATGTTGTTTttgatttgaaatgattttgcttgTATCTGAGGAACTACAATTGCAGTTGCTAGGTTGTCGgcggtgggttgtgcccaatGATACAATGTTGCTTCTAGCACAAGAGGCATCACACCTTGATTGTTCGGGCCATTCACATTGTTTCTATTTCTTAGATTTCCTACTTCGTCTTCCATGTCTGGTTCGatttgttctgttgagttctgtTGTTGTTTTCCCTTCTTGTTTGCACGATTCagtgccttgaaaactttctcaggatctgataatgcttcgaacaattcaccagttcttgaggagtttctagacATGCACCTATAACACCCAAGACTACAAATGTTATAATTTCAATGTATTTAGTTTAACttgaagaaaattgactacactaagaattttagCACTTCTTTTAGCTTCaattaattccccggcaacggcgtcaaacacgcccaactatgccttataaaaaggaataagcggtcgttgcaaatatattccggttaataagtccggagtcgaatcccacggGGAAATTAAGCACAACTACTAGACTAGCACAAATTCATGCAATTattcttcagaaatatttaagtaacaaattggatgtttactaactaaataacacgtaatgaaaatgcaataattaacAACTAACTGCTATTGGGTTGcagacaagaattggaatgatctaaggttgtgatttcctcTATTGTCAGAATCTTTTCCGCTATGTTTTCTATAAATTTACCTAagttttctctaccgatcatgagcactctgactaTTGTAACTCTCTCctgagtaattaccacaattttcTAGACATagtctcccgaattacgctagctgacaTTAAGTATGGCTCACTCaaatcgcaccaaggtttcgttatccctaatcccacatttaaaccctccatattgattcctcatatacgtAAGGAGTGATGTttttcaacaactacctaaatatgcactctttcccgagtaatacacactaaataagcACAGTCGATTGAAGGCCCTTtagtcaacaacaacaataatagagtagaacaaatagagaaaatactacgacaaatctatattaacataatatgaaaattatcctccaataggttccatcaaaaccctagattaagAGTTTAGCTATTCATAATTGTTTTTGCAATCACAACATAAGAATTCATCATCaatgataaaaagaagaagaagaaagataaaaacTCGTTTCCGAATCTTCCGTCTTGCTCCTTGCCTGTTCTTGCCTTCAAAATTATTGTAAAAACCAAGATACCCTCTATTTGGGCGAgctaggcttcatataggtcaaggaAAGTCGCCTCTGGAATTACAATTTTAGTCCAGAAATAATTTTTCTCAAAGGGACACATCCAATTTCTGCCTGACTTGTGCGGTCAGTGCATGACCGCGCACCTGGTCCATTTTCCGCACTCTTCTTCGTTCTTCTTGTTAAGTGCGCTAACCTCCTTCGATCCTCGAATGAACTCCCAATTTACTCCATAAGCTTTTACTTGGCCTTCAACACTCCATATTAGCTCAAAATGCTCATTAACCTTATTGTATCACGGAATTGCTCCTGCAAAGCACAAAATACTCAATCAGAGCAATTTACTACTATTTAACACTCAAACATTAGTAAAGTACAGTCAATTTAGAGTGCAAATAGTGGCCAAAATACATAGTTATAACCTACTATTCCGAGACGAGGGGTCCGGGCCCATGCGgagggcgtgggctataagacataaaaatctgagaatcagacggaattctaattttataaccataataattcaaaaaatgaggaacagtcatggcgggatggtgactatagttccttaggtcgtacttgttacgccccgcaatattacataGATATTTCATCgtgtagtattatattacgatgatattatcccttgtagtattacattacgatgatgttacgcttcgcagtattaaattacgacgatgttgcaccctgtagtattgtacgttgaatttgtcgtaaggtaattgacatcagtccaaggaaaagattatttggagattataaggattatgctatttcaaacaagtaatgagtaaattcgtgaaggttagaggggaagcaagtcaaagaaaatgaattttcgaccaagtttggcatgttgggataaaatacgggccgagcgataatacctgatatttatggactagtaccatataaggtaccatatgaccatgatagcagGATGTAAAAAGTgaattaaaaataagtaaaatattaagtcatttgagacaattcttaattatgtggataattgagtaattattggttaatgggggattaacaaattaattaaaggaTCAAGTATTGGATAAGAATTGACCCTCACTTTAACGTGGCAGCAAATGTAACAAGATTAAAGACCAAAAATATGACTCTTAATCATTAAGAATAGGTGGAAACTTAATTCATTACATACAAGACACCTCAACTCTAAGTCTTTCCATACAAAATCATACATGCAATCAGATGTGAGGTTTGAAGATTTTTAAGGTGACTTTGTTAATAATTGTTaccaatttcataaaaattactATAAAACAGTAGCAACATGATTATTCAACCAATTCCTACACCAaataattccaacgagaattattagcacattagcaacgtgagactttgaagcaaaggttcggtcaaatctttttcaaaaaatgcttcacacggagtactcggacgagcaaaaatcgcccgctttatctttgcgcgaaaacccttcgtgtcttcgtgcaaagaggggtagctgtaagCACGcaatttttgcttcacggacagtcactccaaaagaaaagtgacaaaggacctcgctgtacaatt is drawn from Nicotiana tabacum cultivar K326 chromosome 9, ASM71507v2, whole genome shotgun sequence and contains these coding sequences:
- the LOC142164320 gene encoding uncharacterized protein LOC142164320, producing MTGYAKMMKDLMSRKFDFQELATVTLRQTCSDIVMRPIAEKLSNPGSFTIPYTIGNYAFAKALCDLGASINLIPLAIYKRLGIGRARPTSILLQLADRTVKRPSGILDDILV